The following DNA comes from Lepidochelys kempii isolate rLepKem1 chromosome 9, rLepKem1.hap2, whole genome shotgun sequence.
GGCCCAGTTCTGTTAAATTATTGTCATCTTTATTATCTCCACTGGTGTGCAAACGGAAACGGTGGTGtccttaaaaataacaaaatgtaTTCCATGTACATTTTTTCCATATGTACAAGTGAACATCCACacttacatttttcttttgcatagcaAAAGATATTGAACACTGAGACAGGAGAACATGGGATCGGGTACAAAAAAAAGAGGCTAAAAAAATTTCACCACAGTGCAAAAATCTCTTACACAACAGCATGgaatggacatttttttttaaaatatataaaaaggaagaaaactcCCTCTCAGATATTAAATGTTTCATTGTaaacaaaatgcaacatttcTCCCTCAAGACAGCGATTTGGAGAATTTGGCCGATCTTTAGGGGTCTCTGGTCAACAACCCAAAGCTCATGCACCAAGACAGCCAAACTGCTCCTGTCCTACTTGAAAacgaaaaaatattttttaacgAGAGGTGGAAACTGCCCATGAAACCGAGACGCTGCTCCTGTGACACGATCCCTGGGGAACTGGAAGGGGGGCCAAGCGAGCCCGCCACCTGCCCAGGGACAGACACCCAGGGAATCTCATCTTGCGAGCGCACCGGACTGTGTAAAGCATTGCACGTATCTCCCCTGGGCTTTCCGTCCTGTGCAAAGTCTGCCCTTTGCGCCCCTCTTCTCCTGGGGGCCCGCAGCGTTCCGTGCAGCCCCTCCGTCCCCGCCAGCCCCTCCGTCCCCCAGCCCGGCAGCACCGGTGCACGGGGAAGGGCCGGGAGCCCGGCGCGTCCGCTGGCGGCTTCCCGGGGAAAACAAacctcagccagagcccagctaGGCGCTGCTGAGCGCCGCGCGGAGACGGGCGCAGGCGGCGCCCTCCGGCCGGGGGGCTCAGCCGGTCTCGGGCTCCtggccgccgccgccggccccctcctggccgccgccgccggcccccTCCTGGCCGCTGCTCTCGATGGAGGACTCGCTGCCCGTGCTCTCCCCGGACAGCAGCCGGGTGACGCGCAGGTCGGCCCGCAGCGCCCGCAGGTCGTTGCCGATGCTGAGCTCGCCCAGGTCGCTGATGAGCTGGCTCAGCTCCGGGCCCCCCGGGCGGCCGGGGCCGGCCCGCAGCAGCAGCGGGGCGCAGCCGGGCGCCTCCAGCACGTCCTCGCACTCGAAGTGCCCGGCGCGCTCCTCCTGCGCCTCGCCCAGCAGGTCCTCGGtgatggagcccagctggggcgCGCCGCGGCCGCGCTCCGCCGGCGGCTTGTAGCAGCTCGGCCCGCGCGGCAGCTTGCGCGGGGGCGCCGGCGGGAGGCTCCGCtccccggccagcagctgctgctggtgccgCGCGTCGTCGCGCTTCTTCAGCCGGCGGAACTCGGCCAGCGCGGCCGCCGAGGTCTGGTAGAGCAGCAGCGCCATGGCCCGGGCCTTCTCGGGCCGGGAGACCAGCACGGCGTGGCAGCGCAGCGTGACCGCCTTGTGCTTCAGCTCGTGCCGGTAGATCCAGGCGAAGACGCGGGGCAGGCGCGGGTCGGCCACGCAGTAGGTGACGCGGTGCAGCAGGTAGAGGTGGCCCGGCCGGCGCGGGGCCCGCTCCTCGGCGTGCGCCATGCGGATGCCCTGCGCGCCGATGGTCAGCTTCATCTTGGCGCCCTGCCGGCCGGCCTCGCTCTTGGCCCAGATCTTGCCCACGGCCAGGTCGGTGCAGCCCTCGCCCTTGGCCTGCAGCGTGGCCGCGTTGCCCAGGTACAGCGCCGTGTACGTGGGGTCCTCGCTGCTCACGCGGAACTTGCGCCGCTTGGAGCGGAACATGCTGCCCACGCGGTGCAGCGCGCCCTCGGGGCAGGCGCGGGCCAGCGAGCCCAGCGCGGAGCAGCGCAGCCTCACCGCATAGCCCTTGGGCTTGCTGGGCTGCCGCGGCTCCTCCGCCCGCAGCTCGAACCGCTCCCGCCGCCAGGGCAGCAtctccccgcccgcccgcccgcgggCCCCGCGCAGCCCCGCACGGCGCACGGCGCGGGCGCTCCCCGGGCAGAGCCGCGCCCAGTCACCGGCCGGCCGGGCTCGGGGCGTCCCCCGGCAagggcgccgccgccgccgctccgcgcCGCTGCCTGCCGCCGGGCATCCTGGCCGGGCGGGCCGGGGCCGCGGCGCGGCAGATATAGGCTGGCGCCAGGCAGGGGCGGCGCCGCagaggagcggggggaggagagCAGCGCCGCGTCTGCAGCGGCCCGGCCTCCCCGCGGCTCCGTGCCCGGCCGCGGCAGGGGGAGGCCGGGCTGAGCGGCGGCCCCGGGGGCTCCTGCGGGCGGCGGGCCCTTGGCCGGGGGCAGGGGCGACCGCAGCCGGCCGCTCCGCTGGAGCCGCGCCCCGGTCTGCCGGCGGGGCGTGTCCGCGCGGGGGGCGCCCCGAGCCCGGCCGGACCCCAAGGCGCCGGGCAGGGCAGCCCGGTTCACGTCCCCGGGCGGCCGGCGCGGCCTGCGGGTGCTGAGCTCTGCAGAGGGGGCCGCGCCCCCTCGCTGCGGGGATACGAACCTCGCTGTGCCCTGGGGCACGTCGCGGGGGGCTGCTGGGCATGGAGCCTgcggctgctgggggtgggggggggttaccTGCTGTCCTGTGCAGGGGACACGCCGAGTTAGGGTGACTTTACCTTTGGCTGAGGGCTGGCAATCCTGGGGGGACTAAGGGATGGGTGTGAATGTGATTGGCCCATGATGTCAGGCCAGTTTGGGGTGAGGCCTCCTTGGTGTGTgcaccaagatctcttttttcCAGTGGGCTGCCCCTGCCAGACCCAGTTCTGACAGTGGATGGGTCATGTGCAGCTTGATTCAACCCCAAGCCCGTTCCGCAGCCCTTGCCTGCagctgtgtgtgggagggtgccCCAGCTGGGCCCGCCAGTCCTGAGCCAGCAGCCTGTTTAAAGAACATGCCATGCAGCTGTGCACTCGGCCTTCTACCTACTGAGTCCCAGGAGGCGGGCAAGGCCTCTCCCCGCCCAGTCTAAGGGGTGGAACAACTCTGGGCTCAAATGATTTTGAGGGACAACTAATAAGAAAACAGGGACAGGCGTGAGGCCATAGGGGGATAAGTAGGAACCAGAgagggacacagagcagagagccccggacagcgcccactgctcctcgaaggggTCTAGGGAGTCAGCGGACgcagcccagaggaactctgcccggatatgtGAACTAAGGGAGGGTCAGAAATCAGCCCCACAGTCTCAGAGCACCTCCCCCTctagcttcctcctcctggtttTTTAGATGCCCACTTTGGGCAGCGCCAAAGGGGTTGATGAGGCGGTCTCATGACTTTGCGGGGCCACGGTGGGGTGTGCGTGGATCAGGAGTGCAgggaaagtgcagccagaacctacaaacaaggttcagggtgagccagaaaaggggctgcaacctggcgcactcacGGTAGATGTGCGCCAGGGTCTCCCGCATGCCACAAGCAGGCAGGTCTCGGGGAGGGCGGTGAGCTACGCcgagtacacgcccgtgctcacggccccatgAGGGAGCCACCAGCTGATAGCAGCCAGCCTTCCATATGAGCCTGCCCCCCAGTTGCATTGATCAGTGAGGTCAGAAGAACTCCACTGAGCATGTTCAGGATGTCCGGCTGATGTGCCCGGGGTGAGAAGGGGATCTGCCCGGCTGTAGCAAGGACGGCTGCCTGGGGGCGCAGCCCCGCTAATGGGAGTGGAGCTCAGCTGGACAGGCTATATTTACTCCACAGCTGCCCACGCTCAGTTCATCTACGTTGGGGAAAAAGGTGATGCGACAGCAAAGTGAGCAGCTCATGGGCTACCCCTCCCAGGGCTCACCGCAGCTATGCTACTGATAAACAAGGGTTGGATGCAGAATGTCCCTGCACCAAGAGAGGTCAGTCCCTTCTTTGGGTACTCCCAGAGGGACGGGGTTCCTCCCCACCTAACGTGGATACTTTGGAAGAGTGAGCGTTGGCTTTATGCCCGCACTCAAGGAACTCCATTTCAAAACGGTTTCCTGGAAGAAGGTGCTGCCCTCCGAGTCTTATACCCCAGGCTTCCCCCCGGCAGTCTACTCAGTTCACATGCTGGGTGGCTGGAATGGTCCGTAAATGGGTCAGAAAAGCGGCTACAGAACTGAGCTGCTCCCAGCGCCAGGCTGGGAATTCAGGGCCGGGCTCATTCTATCTGGATGTGGGCACAGGGATGCACCTCTGCCGCTGGCTGCTCCACCGGATGTCTGCACACCACAGCAGGAAGGATGCCATGCATGGCTGACACCGACTGATGAAAAGGACTTCCccactcttccttctcctcctcgccaccttcccccagctgctggctctgcccACAGGAGTGGAAAGATCTGTTTGAGAGAGCAGGCGACCTTACCACTGAGTCACTAACTACCTTCGGTCCACAGGCAAAGAGCAATGCAGCTGGGACAGAATAAGCCATGCTTGAACAGTGTTTCAGAGTCCGTGGAAGGGAAGCTACCAGGCCACAAACAAACAGGCATCACttgtaactagggctgtcaagcgattaaaaaaattaatcgcaattaattgtgtGCTGTCAAACAATAATAGAATCCATTTACATGAATATTTTTGGGTGttgtccacattttcaaatatattggtttcaattacaacacagaatacagagtgtaccgtgctcactttatttttttattacaaatatttgcattgtaaaaaagaaagtattttaattcacttaatacaagtactgtagggcaatctctttatcatgaaagttgaacttacaaatgtagaactatGTACAACAAATAActtctctcaaaaacaaaacaatgtaaaactttagaaccgaCAAGTCCACGCTGTCCTACTTCCTGTGCAGCcgatcgctcagacaaacaagttagtttacatttgcaggagatactgctgcctgcttcttgtttacagtatcacctgaaagtgagaacaggagttcacgTGGCACTGTTTTaactggtgttgcaagatatttatgtgccagatgcactgaagattcatatgtccttcatgcttcaaccaccattccaggggacacgcGTCCTTGCTGATGAGGGGTTCtcctcaataacgatccaaagcagagcggtcCGATGCATCTTCATtcccatcatctgagtcagacaccaccagcagaaagttgattttcttttttggtggttcagtttccgtatcggagtgttgctcttttaagacttctgaaagcatgctccacacctcgtccctctcagattttggaaggcacttcagattcttaaaccttgggccgaatgctgtagttatctttagaaatctcacgttggtaccttctctgcgttttgtcaaatccgcagtgacagtgttcttaaaacgaacaacatgctgggtcatcatctgagactgctctaacatgaaatatacagcagaatgcaggtaaaacagagtaggagacgtaaaattctcccccaaggagttcagtcactaatttaattaacacattgtttttttaacaagtgtcatcagcatggaagcatgtcctctggaatggtggccgaagcatgaaggggtatatgaatgtttagcgtatctggcacgtaaataacttgcaatgccggctgcaaaagtgccatgtgaatagTCCTTAAATGGGCTAGGgttaaatgcctgttctcactttcaggtgacattgtaaacaagaagcaggcagcattatctcctgtaaatgtaaacacactggtttgtctgagcgattggctgcaCAGGAAGTAGGACAGCGTGGACTTGTcagctgtaaagttttacattgttttgtttttgagagaagttatgtaacagaaaaatctacatttgtaagttgcactttcaccacaaagattgcactacggtacttgtatgaggtgaactgaaaaataccatttcttttgtttatcatttttacagtacaaatatttgtaataagaataatataaagtgagcactgtacactctgtattctgtattgtaattgaaatcaatatagttgaaaatgtagaaaaacatccaaaatatttaataaatgtcaattggtattctattgtttaatagtgcgattaaaactgcgattaattgtgattaattttttaattgtgattccattttttgagttaattgcctgagttaactgcgattaattgacggCCCTACTTGTAACATTAGTGGGCTGATCATGTCCACAAACTGCTGGAGAGAAGATGCTCAAAGGAAACGCCAAAATATTTACCTAAGGGAATTTGCAACCAGCCCAGGTAGCCAAGGAAATATTTTCGGTGTGGTTTGGAAGTCTTTAGTCAAGTGTGTTGGAACTGACTGTCTTTCATTTACCCCCATTCagcttctactgaagtcaactggGGTGTTTCCataaacttcaatgggagttgaattgGGCTTGAGCTGTCTCAGAGTGTGCCCAGTCCTGGTGCACGtgagcaactcccattgactcagtgGCTGTGAGAGCAGGTCCTGCATTGTGTTGTTAGAACAGTCATTAAATCTGCCCAC
Coding sequences within:
- the FAM43A gene encoding protein FAM43A; the encoded protein is MLPWRRERFELRAEEPRQPSKPKGYAVRLRCSALGSLARACPEGALHRVGSMFRSKRRKFRVSSEDPTYTALYLGNAATLQAKGEGCTDLAVGKIWAKSEAGRQGAKMKLTIGAQGIRMAHAEERAPRRPGHLYLLHRVTYCVADPRLPRVFAWIYRHELKHKAVTLRCHAVLVSRPEKARAMALLLYQTSAAALAEFRRLKKRDDARHQQQLLAGERSLPPAPPRKLPRGPSCYKPPAERGRGAPQLGSITEDLLGEAQEERAGHFECEDVLEAPGCAPLLLRAGPGRPGGPELSQLISDLGELSIGNDLRALRADLRVTRLLSGESTGSESSIESSGQEGAGGGGQEGAGGGGQEPETG